CTAGACGAAATTAATCTGAGTATCTCACCCGGTAAATTTATCTGCGTGATTGGTCACTCTGGTTGTGGTAAATCAACTCTGCTCAACATGGTAGCGGGTTTCACCCAACCAACCACCGGAGAGGTCCGTTTACAAGGTAAAAAAGTAGAAAAACCGGGAAGCGATCGCATGATGGTGTTCCAAAATTACTCTCTTTTGCCTTGGAAAACAGCCTATGATAACGTTTATCTGGGAGTGAATTCCGTTTACCCCGATAAATCCCCTCAGGAAAAAGCAGCTATAGTCGAAGAACATCTAGCCATGGTGGGATTGACCGAAGCATCACAGAAAAAACCCGCCCAACTCTCAGGAGGAATGAAACAAAGAGTAGCTATTGCTAGGGCTTTAGCGATACGTCCCCAAGTGTTAATTTTAGATGAACCCTTCGGCGCTTTAGATGCGATTACTAAAGAAGAGTTACAGGACGAATTGCTCAAAATATGGCAGGAACATAAGCTAACCGTCTTAATGATCACCCATGATATCGATGAAGCTTTGTATCTGTGCGATCATCTTCTGATGATGACCAATGGTCCTTCTGCTAAAGTCGGTGAATTTCTAGATATCCCTTTTGAGCGTCCCAGGATTCGCTCTCGCATGATCGAAGATCCTCGTTACTATGAATTACGAAACTATGCTCTAGATTTTCTCTATCATCGTTTTGCCCATTCCGAAGATCCTACCGATGATACTGGTTCAGAAAAAATTCCCAATCGCAGTTTCCTCAAAATTGCCGCAGCTATTGGCGCTATTGGTGTTACCGCTTTGATTGGACTCGGTTTAGTGAACTCCATAGTTAGATCACCCCTGAATTCTAATCCCAATCCTGCTCTGGAAGCACCGGGAAACTAAGACTCAATAACACCTAGTTGATAATCTAGATCATTCATCACTCGATAAATGAACTGCTTTTTTGCATCACCGAAGTTAAAGTGTCTTCGGTTTCCGATTGTCTTATCTGCCCATTGCCTTGCACTGCCTCCATTTTCTCCAATTTCTTGAGTGATCGCAGTCCAATCACAAACCATTTCGATCACGTCAACATCCGACATATCCTCAGGTGAGGCGTGAAACTCAGGATGGTGACGATTGGTTGTAACGTGATGTTGTATAGCAGCCTTCACTTGCTCTTCTACCCCGTCAGGATAGGTAAACGCTTCACCGTTTCGTCGGCGACGGTGAAACTCTGTTAACCAAATATACGGCAACCTTTCCGGTGGAAGAAACTTCGACTCGTCATGAATCTCACCTCGCTTGAGGATTTCTTGCGGATAGTTGGGAAGCTTTGCTAGGACAGTGAGACAATGATCTGACGGGGGGACAAGCTCGTTGAACGGTTTGTTTTACAAGGATTTCGCAGAATGCGATCGCTAAAAA
This window of the Gloeocapsa sp. PCC 73106 genome carries:
- a CDS encoding nitrate ABC transporter ATP-binding protein (This model describes the ATP binding subunits of ATP-binding cassette (ABC) transporters for nitrate transport, or for bicarbonate transport, in bacteria and archaea.), translated to MNTQTKPAVNQSDFLVIDKVTKSYETPEGVHQVLDEINLSISPGKFICVIGHSGCGKSTLLNMVAGFTQPTTGEVRLQGKKVEKPGSDRMMVFQNYSLLPWKTAYDNVYLGVNSVYPDKSPQEKAAIVEEHLAMVGLTEASQKKPAQLSGGMKQRVAIARALAIRPQVLILDEPFGALDAITKEELQDELLKIWQEHKLTVLMITHDIDEALYLCDHLLMMTNGPSAKVGEFLDIPFERPRIRSRMIEDPRYYELRNYALDFLYHRFAHSEDPTDDTGSEKIPNRSFLKIAAAIGAIGVTALIGLGLVNSIVRSPLNSNPNPALEAPGN